A genomic segment from Tuwongella immobilis encodes:
- a CDS encoding DUF1559 domain-containing protein — protein MTAKHFSPIRRRAFTLIELLVVIAIIAILIGLLLPAVQKVREAAARMQCSNNFKQMGLACHNYHDAMGKFPPGGVTEGNCCGTQSRTNWAIEILPFLEQQQLHRLYDNTQFNESTVNATVRTTRVKTYECPSDASIGGMGRTLAPASGPGSGLQYMVGSYRAVSGRANVTAPLGWMDNSEAAALPSSFRGVLHTVWSGIGLNQETFATVTDGTSNTLMLGEWQTRTSDRRRTFWAYTYTSYNQSSVHPASHTYINDFTRCEQISASLGLDNRPCRRAFGSFHTGGSNWAMADGSVRFIPQSVDMNLLANMATIAGGEVATVP, from the coding sequence ATGACCGCGAAGCATTTTTCTCCGATTCGTCGCCGGGCGTTCACGCTCATTGAGCTCCTCGTCGTGATCGCAATTATCGCCATTTTGATTGGTTTGCTGCTGCCAGCCGTGCAAAAAGTCCGCGAAGCAGCCGCCCGCATGCAATGCAGCAACAATTTCAAGCAGATGGGACTCGCGTGTCACAATTATCACGACGCCATGGGCAAATTCCCGCCCGGCGGCGTGACCGAAGGCAATTGCTGTGGCACGCAATCCCGCACAAATTGGGCCATTGAGATTCTTCCATTCTTGGAACAACAGCAACTGCACCGGTTGTACGACAACACGCAATTTAACGAAAGCACGGTGAACGCGACCGTTCGCACCACACGCGTGAAAACCTACGAATGCCCCTCGGATGCCAGCATCGGCGGCATGGGACGGACGTTGGCCCCCGCTTCCGGCCCCGGATCGGGATTGCAATACATGGTCGGCTCGTATCGCGCCGTCTCGGGCCGGGCCAATGTGACCGCGCCGCTGGGCTGGATGGACAATTCCGAGGCCGCCGCCCTCCCCTCATCCTTTCGCGGCGTGCTGCACACGGTTTGGTCCGGAATCGGCCTCAATCAAGAGACATTTGCCACCGTCACCGATGGCACGAGCAACACCCTCATGCTCGGCGAATGGCAGACGCGCACATCCGATCGCCGACGCACCTTCTGGGCCTACACCTATACCTCGTACAACCAATCGTCGGTCCACCCGGCCAGCCACACCTACATCAACGACTTTACACGATGCGAACAAATCTCGGCGTCGCTGGGCTTGGATAATCGCCCCTGTCGCCGCGCATTTGGCAGCTTCCACACCGGCGGCAGCAACTGGGCCATGGCCGATGGATCGGTGCGATTCATTCCGCAATCGGTGGATATGAATCTGCTGGCGAATATGGCGACCATCGCTGGCGGTGAGGTGGCAACGGTCCCGTAA
- a CDS encoding Gfo/Idh/MocA family protein yields the protein MSQPFLPNHLPRLPQRRDFRIGCIGAGFIMRDCHLVAYRQAGFHPLAITSRNPDRAREVATHHQIPRVYATVDDLLADRDLEVIDIAVPPDRSLEMILRTCEHADHVRGILAQKPLALNVRDAKRAVAACRDAGIVLAVNQNMRFDQSIRAMAHLLQERLLGEPVLATIEMRAIPHWMPWSEQLPSLATFVMSIHHLDTFRYWFGNPDRILASTRPDPRTRFPHVDGLNLVILEYDSGLRASSWDDVWAGPAREGAAADLAIRWRVEGTRGMAQGTIGWPSYPQRQPSTLAYTTCDSPTWIQPQWSEVWFPDAFVGTMAQLLVALETGQPPEISGEDNLGTIALCEAVFAAATQHRITTLSEFGIG from the coding sequence ATGAGCCAACCATTTTTGCCGAATCATCTCCCGCGCCTGCCGCAGCGACGCGATTTCCGCATCGGCTGCATTGGCGCGGGATTCATCATGCGCGACTGCCATTTGGTGGCCTATCGCCAGGCGGGATTCCACCCGTTGGCCATCACCTCTCGCAATCCCGACCGTGCCCGCGAGGTGGCGACCCACCATCAGATTCCCCGCGTCTATGCGACGGTGGATGACCTGCTGGCCGACCGCGATTTGGAAGTGATCGACATTGCCGTGCCGCCGGACCGCTCGCTGGAGATGATCCTGCGCACCTGCGAGCATGCCGACCATGTTCGCGGAATTCTCGCCCAAAAGCCACTCGCGCTGAACGTCCGCGATGCCAAACGGGCCGTTGCCGCTTGCCGAGATGCCGGGATTGTGCTGGCCGTCAATCAAAACATGCGATTCGATCAATCGATTCGAGCGATGGCGCATCTGCTTCAAGAGCGACTCTTGGGCGAGCCAGTCCTGGCGACGATCGAGATGCGCGCCATCCCGCATTGGATGCCGTGGAGCGAGCAGCTTCCCAGCTTGGCCACGTTCGTGATGAGCATTCATCATCTGGATACCTTCCGGTATTGGTTTGGCAATCCCGATCGCATTTTGGCCAGCACGCGGCCCGATCCTCGCACTCGATTTCCGCATGTCGATGGACTGAATTTGGTCATTTTGGAATATGATTCCGGACTCCGTGCCAGCAGTTGGGATGATGTCTGGGCGGGGCCAGCGCGGGAGGGGGCGGCAGCGGATCTGGCCATTCGCTGGCGTGTGGAAGGGACGCGCGGCATGGCACAAGGCACCATCGGCTGGCCGAGTTATCCCCAGCGGCAGCCCAGCACATTGGCCTACACGACCTGCGATTCGCCGACTTGGATTCAGCCGCAATGGTCCGAAGTCTGGTTCCCCGATGCCTTTGTGGGGACGATGGCCCAATTGCTGGTGGCGCTGGAAACCGGCCAGCCGCCGGAAATCTCCGGCGAAGACAATCTCGGCACCATCGCCTTGTGCGAAGCCGTCTTCGCTGCCGCGACTCAACACCGCATCACCACGCTAAGCGAATTCGGAATCGGTTGA
- a CDS encoding DUF3238 domain-containing protein, with amino-acid sequence MRFRTLRPTSRIGLLLIVCMLAALPDDRGQAQTPPTVPRSQPITGGGSTGTNERPADETEDSKRATHITVGRALMQEQPAFIGPAVFNLAQKKFQSWNLDPETELKYLAKSGNKRPTANGFVDDNFVRIEWFQVEVVSGKYSGQTGWVQAGDVKPYDPPKKKKQWRYEVKLRMFIPSPLVGLGPEQSLTRPPLDRDRIDVSKPDDFLFTPMKLFGGDNRGFQYEGGSSRGEATLIIGLCEPKHTEGQPPQLHWEETTAYHPWQGVRLPGKPQWWFEKIPGATPIDRARLRVSPSNLNAGGKSAMDAASAVVIVKGANPLEPMAPPIDAILGVALRRNADNPDQVELQVSGKHDRFPAYELYVNRTLVYSHMPGHDASPLDLYGVGRSTIILDTGDGIPAMEMFRQNGHTVIRSPWKPAPPGVPVATGPMGGRVKLPGE; translated from the coding sequence ATGCGTTTCCGTACTCTGCGGCCAACCTCTCGAATTGGCCTGTTGTTGATCGTTTGCATGCTGGCCGCCCTGCCAGACGACCGCGGCCAGGCACAAACTCCCCCCACCGTGCCGCGAAGTCAGCCGATCACTGGCGGCGGGTCAACCGGCACCAACGAGCGGCCCGCCGACGAAACCGAAGATTCCAAGCGTGCTACGCATATCACCGTTGGCCGCGCGCTGATGCAGGAACAACCGGCGTTCATCGGCCCGGCGGTCTTCAATTTGGCACAGAAGAAATTCCAAAGTTGGAATCTGGATCCAGAAACCGAGTTGAAATATCTCGCCAAGAGTGGCAACAAACGGCCCACGGCCAATGGCTTTGTCGATGATAACTTCGTGCGCATCGAATGGTTTCAAGTCGAGGTGGTTTCCGGAAAGTATTCCGGCCAAACGGGTTGGGTGCAAGCCGGCGATGTGAAGCCGTATGATCCGCCGAAGAAGAAAAAACAGTGGCGATATGAGGTCAAATTGCGGATGTTCATCCCCAGTCCGCTGGTCGGGCTTGGTCCCGAACAATCACTCACCCGGCCGCCACTGGATCGGGATCGCATCGATGTCAGCAAGCCCGACGATTTTCTGTTCACCCCAATGAAATTATTCGGCGGCGACAATCGCGGATTCCAATACGAAGGCGGCTCCTCCCGCGGCGAGGCGACACTCATCATCGGATTGTGTGAGCCAAAACATACTGAAGGCCAACCGCCGCAGCTCCATTGGGAGGAAACCACCGCATACCACCCCTGGCAAGGCGTGCGACTGCCCGGCAAGCCGCAGTGGTGGTTCGAGAAAATTCCCGGCGCTACCCCGATTGACCGAGCCCGATTGCGGGTTTCGCCCAGCAATCTCAATGCGGGCGGGAAGTCTGCCATGGATGCGGCGTCGGCAGTCGTGATCGTCAAGGGCGCCAATCCGCTCGAGCCGATGGCACCGCCCATCGACGCGATCCTCGGCGTCGCCCTGCGGCGGAATGCAGACAATCCCGACCAGGTCGAATTGCAAGTCAGCGGCAAGCACGATCGATTCCCGGCGTATGAACTGTACGTCAACCGCACGTTGGTCTACTCGCATATGCCCGGCCACGATGCCTCGCCGTTGGACTTATACGGGGTTGGTCGCAGTACCATCATTTTGGATACCGGCGATGGCATTCCCGCCATGGAAATGTTCCGTCAAAACGGGCACACGGTCATTCGCAGCCCCTGGAAACCCGCGCCGCCGGGCGTGCCGGTGGCCACCGGACCAATGGGGGGCCGCGTGAAACTTCCCGGCGAGTGA
- the ispH gene encoding 4-hydroxy-3-methylbut-2-enyl diphosphate reductase → MKIILANPRGFCAGVNMAIASLETALQQFGTPLYVYHEIVHNRPVVERFRNQGVVFVESIDEIPVGATVLYSAHGVSPVIRTLSSERQLRAIDATCPLVTKVHKEAVRYAKEGYTIILVGHEGHDEVIGTMGEAPEHMILVQDIHDVAKLTLPADSKLAYLTQTTLSVDETEGIIDALKQKYPQIVGPAKADICYATQNRQEAVKELAGICDVVLVLGSQNSSNSNRLAEIAKVMGKPAYLIDRVQELSLDWFQPNDTVLITAGASAPEENVQACVEFLRDRFQADVEQRTIREEHVSFPLPVELRVLIR, encoded by the coding sequence ATGAAGATCATTCTGGCGAATCCACGGGGCTTTTGTGCGGGCGTGAATATGGCGATTGCCAGCTTGGAGACGGCACTCCAGCAGTTTGGCACGCCACTTTATGTCTATCATGAGATTGTCCACAATCGCCCGGTCGTGGAGCGATTCCGCAATCAAGGCGTGGTTTTTGTGGAATCGATTGACGAGATTCCCGTTGGCGCAACGGTGCTTTACAGTGCGCATGGCGTCTCGCCGGTGATTCGCACCTTGTCCAGCGAACGGCAGCTTCGGGCCATTGACGCCACCTGCCCGCTGGTGACCAAAGTCCACAAAGAAGCCGTTCGTTATGCCAAGGAAGGATACACGATTATCCTGGTGGGGCACGAAGGGCATGATGAAGTGATTGGCACCATGGGGGAAGCTCCTGAGCATATGATTCTGGTGCAGGATATTCACGATGTGGCGAAACTCACACTCCCGGCCGATTCCAAGCTGGCGTATCTCACGCAAACGACGCTCAGCGTGGACGAAACCGAGGGGATTATCGACGCCCTGAAGCAGAAATATCCGCAAATCGTGGGGCCGGCGAAGGCGGATATTTGCTACGCGACCCAGAATCGGCAGGAAGCGGTCAAGGAATTGGCGGGCATCTGCGATGTGGTGCTGGTACTGGGGAGTCAGAACAGTTCCAATAGCAATCGGCTGGCGGAAATTGCCAAAGTGATGGGCAAACCGGCGTATTTGATCGACCGCGTTCAGGAATTATCCTTGGATTGGTTCCAGCCCAATGATACGGTGCTGATCACCGCCGGGGCGAGCGCTCCGGAAGAGAATGTGCAAGCCTGTGTCGAGTTTTTGCGCGATCGATTCCAAGCGGATGTGGAGCAACGCACCATTCGGGAAGAGCATGTGAGCTTCCCGTTGCCGGTGGAACTTCGCGTGCTGATTCGATAA